The following coding sequences lie in one Dysgonomonas mossii genomic window:
- a CDS encoding helix-turn-helix domain-containing protein, producing the protein MKIYVKYMVSRRCIMMVKSNLEEIGIKYSSVRLGVIETIEKISIDQQEQLRTILLKSGLKLMDDKKAIQIEQIKTIIIELIHHAREELKVNFSDYLSEKLNNNYTYLANLFSEAEGVTIEHFIIIHKIEKVKELILYDELNLTEISYKLHYSSVAHLSNQLKKVTGLTPTFYKNLKNKRRNNIENL; encoded by the coding sequence ATGAAGATATATGTCAAATATATGGTTAGTCGTCGTTGCATAATGATGGTGAAATCCAATCTTGAGGAAATTGGGATCAAATATTCCAGTGTTCGGTTGGGGGTAATAGAAACTATAGAGAAAATTTCAATTGACCAACAAGAGCAGCTTCGAACAATACTATTGAAATCGGGACTTAAATTGATGGATGATAAAAAGGCAATCCAAATAGAACAGATAAAAACTATAATTATAGAACTGATACATCACGCTAGAGAAGAACTAAAAGTCAATTTTTCTGATTATCTGAGCGAAAAATTAAATAATAACTACACTTATTTAGCCAATTTATTTTCGGAAGCAGAAGGTGTTACTATTGAACATTTTATTATTATACATAAAATAGAAAAGGTAAAAGAATTAATTCTTTATGATGAATTGAACCTTACCGAAATTTCCTACAAATTACATTATAGCAGTGTCGCTCACTTGTCCAATCAACTTAAAAAAGTGACAGGATTGACTCCTACTTTTTATAAAAACCTTAAGAATAAACGCCGGAATAATATAGAAAACTTGTAA
- a CDS encoding RNA recognition motif domain-containing protein yields the protein MNIYVSNLNFSTTSESLQELFTAYGEVESTKIITDRETGKSRGFGFVEMPNDAEGQKAINELNDADYEGKTITATIARPKTDRASGGYNNRGGNGGYNGNRY from the coding sequence ATGAACATTTACGTATCGAATCTAAACTTTAGCACAACAAGCGAGAGTTTACAGGAATTATTTACAGCCTATGGCGAAGTAGAATCTACTAAGATTATTACAGACAGAGAAACCGGAAAATCCCGTGGATTCGGCTTTGTTGAAATGCCTAATGATGCAGAAGGTCAAAAAGCTATTAATGAGTTAAATGATGCTGATTATGAAGGCAAGACGATCACTGCAACTATTGCTCGCCCTAAAACAGATAGAGCTAGCGGAGGTTACAACAACCGTGGTGGAAATGGTGGCTACAATGGAAATCGTTACTAA
- a CDS encoding GTP pyrophosphokinase, translated as MDDNLIEETVKRYIREYDRYKKLSDIVFDICQIIVEKNLTVRATVQHRAKSPTSLAEKLRKSGKYQTVNSVFEGISDLAGVRIITYQETDRPKVVEEIRRTFIGKGNDEIRIEVKDMNGDNGKYYKATHCQVALPSEYLTDNFNLKNTTCEIQVCSLLSHVYNEIEHDLQYKPRTGNLSKDEKLLIDQLGLITKSGDITIRRLLEATNERLKLQEGEFVDVHDFAVRMGEHLNLGELFANNAGLLYDEFLNSKLDSPETIISELLNKDETLIDVAKYEYDKLSQYIARRMINITIDKTSSDLLLLVLLRKKFTTILEDHSVITESDRSSRLLRIAQIYKDMVSEKQMK; from the coding sequence ATGGATGATAATTTGATAGAAGAAACCGTCAAAAGATACATCAGAGAATATGATCGTTATAAAAAGCTGTCCGATATAGTTTTTGATATATGCCAGATCATAGTCGAAAAGAATCTGACTGTCAGAGCTACTGTTCAACACAGAGCTAAAAGTCCGACAAGTCTGGCCGAGAAATTAAGGAAAAGCGGCAAATACCAAACTGTAAATAGTGTATTTGAAGGAATTAGTGACCTTGCTGGCGTTCGCATTATAACTTACCAGGAAACAGACAGGCCGAAAGTCGTAGAGGAGATTCGGCGAACTTTTATTGGCAAGGGTAATGATGAAATCAGAATTGAAGTTAAAGACATGAATGGCGATAATGGCAAATACTATAAAGCGACTCACTGTCAGGTAGCTTTACCTTCCGAATATCTGACAGACAATTTCAATTTAAAAAATACAACATGCGAAATTCAGGTTTGCAGCCTGTTGTCGCATGTATATAATGAAATTGAACATGACTTGCAATATAAGCCGCGAACAGGAAATTTATCAAAAGATGAAAAGCTTTTGATCGATCAGTTAGGTCTTATAACAAAATCGGGAGATATAACTATTCGACGGTTATTGGAAGCTACAAATGAAAGATTGAAACTTCAGGAAGGTGAGTTTGTCGATGTACATGATTTTGCCGTGAGGATGGGAGAACACCTGAATCTAGGGGAATTATTTGCGAATAATGCGGGACTGTTATATGATGAGTTTTTAAATTCAAAATTGGATTCTCCTGAAACAATTATCTCCGAGCTTCTTAATAAAGACGAAACTCTGATTGATGTTGCAAAATATGAATATGACAAACTGTCCCAATATATAGCAAGAAGAATGATAAATATAACAATAGATAAAACATCTTCAGACCTCTTGTTATTAGTTCTATTAAGAAAAAAGTTTACAACTATACTTGAAGATCATTCTGTTATCACTGAAAGTGATCGTTCATCCCGCTTATTGCGAATAGCTCAAATATATAAAGATATGGTTTCTGAAAAACAGATGAAATGA
- a CDS encoding NAD(P)H-dependent flavin oxidoreductase: protein MKSFFIGNMEVKLPVIQGGMGVGVSLSGLASAVANEGGIGVISCAGLGLIHKGHGSFIKSSIWGLKEELRLAREKTTGIIGVNIMVALSNFADMARTAIEEKADIIFAGAGLPLDLPSYRTVDSKTKLVPIVSSARASKIICEKWYNNYGYLPDAIVVEGPKAGGHLGFKKEQIDDNLYSLEQIIPEVIETVSLYKEIKTISVIAAGGISSGGDMYRFIEMGASAVQMGTIFVATDECDASEAFKQVYLTAKEDDLMIINSPVGMPGRAIKGEFLKRVAEGLEVPKNCPVHCIKTCDYTKSPYCIMKALFNAAKGDMKKGYAFAGINAHLAQRISSVKEVVCKLKEEFAIAEKVALSAIVLPHG from the coding sequence ATGAAATCATTTTTTATCGGGAACATGGAAGTTAAACTTCCGGTTATCCAAGGTGGAATGGGTGTCGGCGTATCTTTGTCCGGTTTAGCATCAGCGGTAGCCAATGAAGGAGGGATAGGAGTTATATCGTGTGCCGGTTTGGGACTTATCCATAAAGGTCACGGAAGTTTTATTAAGAGCAGTATCTGGGGGCTAAAAGAAGAGTTGCGTTTAGCCAGAGAAAAAACAACCGGCATAATAGGAGTCAATATAATGGTGGCTTTATCCAATTTTGCAGATATGGCGCGTACCGCCATTGAAGAAAAAGCGGATATCATATTTGCCGGAGCAGGACTACCGTTGGATCTACCATCTTATCGGACGGTGGATAGTAAAACCAAGTTAGTCCCGATCGTTTCTTCCGCCCGGGCCTCAAAAATAATCTGTGAGAAATGGTATAATAATTATGGTTACCTACCTGATGCAATAGTTGTAGAAGGCCCGAAAGCAGGAGGGCATTTAGGATTCAAAAAAGAGCAAATTGATGATAACCTGTATTCTCTGGAACAGATAATTCCCGAGGTTATAGAAACAGTCTCATTATATAAAGAAATAAAAACGATCTCGGTTATTGCCGCAGGAGGGATATCCTCAGGAGGAGATATGTACCGTTTTATAGAAATGGGGGCATCTGCTGTACAAATGGGAACAATATTTGTTGCTACAGACGAATGCGATGCTTCAGAAGCCTTCAAACAGGTTTATCTTACAGCTAAAGAAGACGACTTAATGATAATCAACAGCCCCGTAGGGATGCCCGGGCGTGCCATTAAAGGAGAGTTTCTCAAACGTGTTGCCGAAGGATTAGAAGTTCCTAAAAACTGTCCTGTACATTGTATAAAAACCTGCGATTATACTAAGAGTCCCTATTGTATAATGAAAGCATTATTTAATGCGGCTAAAGGCGATATGAAAAAAGGATATGCTTTTGCCGGAATAAATGCTCATCTGGCTCAGAGAATAAGTAGCGTTAAAGAAGTTGTGTGCAAATTGAAAGAAGAATTTGCTATAGCAGAAAAAGTAGCATTATCAGCAATAGTTCTACCTCATGGATGA
- a CDS encoding cupin domain-containing protein, which produces MKKIHIALLTLVTILLSSCSGSECKKQRSDSKQVERGLVFKKGEKLPNTSFTGNAWLYSLIDSDDTNQNSVGSVTFEPGSRTFWHSHPAGQIILAIDGVGYYQEKGKPIEIIHKGDAVKCPHNIPHWHGASPDGEFIQVAITGRENGSTVWYEAVTDEEYNNFKE; this is translated from the coding sequence ATGAAGAAAATACACATTGCGTTATTAACATTAGTCACAATACTGTTGAGTTCTTGTAGTGGTTCAGAATGCAAAAAACAGAGATCAGATAGCAAACAAGTAGAAAGAGGTCTAGTCTTTAAAAAAGGAGAAAAGCTCCCGAATACATCCTTTACAGGTAATGCATGGTTGTACTCTTTGATCGATTCTGATGATACTAATCAGAATTCAGTAGGAAGCGTCACCTTCGAACCTGGAAGTAGAACATTTTGGCACTCTCATCCAGCAGGACAAATAATATTGGCTATTGATGGTGTCGGCTATTATCAGGAGAAAGGAAAGCCAATAGAAATCATACATAAGGGGGATGCTGTTAAGTGTCCACATAATATTCCACATTGGCATGGTGCGAGTCCTGATGGCGAGTTTATTCAAGTAGCAATTACAGGACGAGAAAATGGCTCAACTGTTTGGTATGAAGCTGTTACAGACGAAGAATATAATAATTTCAAAGAATAA
- a CDS encoding aldo/keto reductase codes for MKTRKLGNNLEVSAIGLGCMGMSFAYDPLPDKNEMISLIHSAYEMGETFFDTAEIYGPYTNEELVGEAISSFREKVVLATKFGFKIVDGKQAGTNSRPEQIRKVVEESLKRLRTDYIDLLYQHRVDPNVPIEDVAGTVKDLIKEGKVKHFGLSEAGVNTIRRAHTEQPVTAVQSEYSLWWRQPEEELIPTLEELGIGLVPFSPLGKGYLTGTLTSNSTFGKNDFRSILPRFTQEALTTNRAIVDLLAKIAQEKNATPAQIALAWLLAQKSWIAPIPGTTKLDRLQENLNSVDIELTSKELQEIDMLSSKITLTKDRYPEELERTTGL; via the coding sequence ATGAAGACAAGAAAGTTAGGTAATAATTTAGAGGTGTCGGCAATCGGTCTTGGATGTATGGGTATGAGCTTTGCTTATGATCCGCTACCGGACAAGAATGAAATGATTTCGTTGATTCATTCTGCTTATGAGATGGGCGAGACATTCTTTGACACAGCAGAGATTTATGGACCATATACGAATGAAGAATTGGTTGGAGAGGCAATATCCTCCTTCCGGGAAAAAGTAGTATTGGCAACTAAATTCGGATTCAAGATTGTTGATGGTAAGCAAGCTGGAACCAATAGTCGTCCCGAGCAAATACGCAAAGTTGTAGAAGAATCTTTGAAAAGATTGAGAACTGATTATATCGATCTACTTTATCAACATCGTGTAGATCCCAATGTACCAATTGAAGATGTTGCAGGTACAGTAAAGGACTTGATAAAAGAGGGTAAAGTCAAACACTTTGGTCTATCAGAAGCAGGAGTAAATACAATACGCCGTGCCCATACAGAACAACCTGTTACTGCTGTTCAGAGCGAATATTCGTTATGGTGGAGACAACCGGAAGAAGAATTGATTCCTACACTAGAGGAATTGGGTATAGGTTTAGTTCCTTTTAGTCCTTTAGGAAAAGGATATCTGACAGGAACTTTAACAAGTAATTCAACTTTCGGTAAGAATGATTTTAGGAGTATACTTCCACGTTTCACACAAGAAGCTCTTACAACCAATCGAGCCATAGTCGATTTATTAGCAAAAATAGCACAAGAAAAAAATGCAACTCCTGCACAAATAGCTTTAGCATGGCTGTTGGCTCAGAAATCATGGATTGCTCCCATTCCGGGAACAACTAAATTGGACCGCTTGCAAGAAAATCTGAATAGTGTTGATATTGAATTAACATCAAAAGAATTGCAAGAAATTGATATGTTAAGCTCTAAAATCACTTTAACTAAAGATCGCTATCCTGAAGAGTTGGAGCGAACAACAGGTTTATAA
- a CDS encoding alpha/beta hydrolase, translated as MTVSIISSAQTNPNNPFGLVYENAITENVNGKVNIHSISYKLNGIDIAANVYTPANYSSTQKYPAIVLAHPNGGVKEQTTGLYAQRLAEAGYITIAADAAYQGASGGEPRNVDKPANRIEDIHGMADYIGQYPGVDVNRIGILGICGGGGYTLKAAQGDKRFKAVATLSMFNSGEVRRNGFQNSQLATIQERLQQASDARGQETAGGEILYTGTTNPSDEEIAKIPTDLYREGFIYYYRTNAHPNSTFRYTMSSLIDLMTFDANTNMDLINQPLLMIAGSKADTRYMTDEVFKNAANAKTKELFLVEGATHIQTYWKSEYVNQIVNKLVDFFGNNLK; from the coding sequence ATGACAGTAAGTATAATATCTTCAGCTCAAACTAATCCGAATAATCCATTTGGTTTGGTTTATGAAAATGCAATAACTGAAAACGTAAATGGAAAAGTAAATATTCATTCCATTAGTTACAAATTGAATGGAATTGATATTGCGGCTAATGTGTACACTCCTGCCAATTATAGCAGTACACAAAAATACCCAGCAATAGTGTTAGCTCACCCTAACGGTGGAGTAAAAGAACAAACCACAGGGTTGTATGCTCAACGTTTGGCTGAAGCTGGTTATATAACCATAGCGGCCGATGCTGCTTATCAGGGAGCTAGCGGTGGAGAACCTCGTAATGTAGACAAACCTGCAAACCGCATCGAAGATATTCATGGCATGGCTGACTATATCGGTCAATATCCGGGAGTTGACGTAAATCGCATCGGTATCTTAGGTATCTGTGGTGGCGGCGGATATACACTAAAAGCGGCACAGGGTGACAAACGTTTTAAGGCTGTTGCAACACTCAGTATGTTTAATTCAGGCGAAGTAAGACGCAATGGTTTTCAGAACTCTCAATTAGCTACAATTCAAGAACGATTACAACAAGCATCGGACGCTCGCGGTCAAGAAACCGCAGGTGGAGAAATCTTATATACAGGCACGACTAATCCCTCGGACGAAGAAATAGCTAAAATACCTACCGATTTATATAGAGAAGGATTCATTTACTATTACAGAACGAACGCTCATCCAAATTCGACTTTCAGATACACCATGAGTAGCCTCATCGACTTAATGACTTTTGATGCAAACACCAATATGGATCTGATAAACCAACCCCTATTGATGATTGCGGGAAGTAAAGCCGATACAAGATATATGACAGATGAAGTATTCAAGAATGCAGCAAATGCCAAAACTAAAGAACTGTTTTTAGTAGAGGGAGCTACCCATATACAGACGTATTGGAAGTCTGAATATGTGAATCAGATTGTAAATAAGTTAGTTGATTTCTTCGGTAATAATTTGAAATAA
- a CDS encoding carboxymuconolactone decarboxylase family protein: MKKYNLCVMIILVLLGISGNINAQDNILDQKQEKIVIISAFAAKGKLDKLKTELNAGLDAGLTVNEVKEVLVHIYAYSGFPRSLRGLQTLITVLDERKAKGINDNWGRETTPITDTRDKYERGKEILTELTGVKVEGRPQTGYAAFSPEIETFLKEHLFADIFERDVLTYSQREMVTVSVLISIGGVEPMLNSHMNLCLNVGITPDQLQQVLSIIEKYVSEEDTGSARQILADILKNRNLN, translated from the coding sequence ATGAAGAAGTATAATTTATGCGTAATGATAATCCTAGTATTATTGGGAATATCAGGTAATATAAATGCACAGGATAATATATTAGATCAAAAACAAGAAAAGATAGTTATCATATCAGCATTTGCAGCCAAAGGCAAATTAGATAAATTAAAAACGGAATTAAATGCAGGACTTGATGCCGGATTGACAGTCAATGAAGTCAAAGAAGTTTTGGTTCATATCTATGCATATAGCGGATTTCCGAGGAGCTTGCGAGGGTTGCAAACATTGATAACTGTTTTGGACGAACGCAAAGCCAAGGGTATTAACGATAATTGGGGACGTGAAACAACTCCCATAACAGATACCCGTGACAAGTATGAGCGGGGTAAAGAGATACTAACTGAACTTACAGGAGTGAAAGTAGAGGGAAGACCGCAAACGGGTTATGCTGCTTTTAGTCCCGAGATAGAGACATTCTTGAAAGAACATCTCTTTGCCGATATTTTTGAGCGGGATGTGTTGACCTACTCTCAGCGAGAAATGGTAACCGTTTCAGTGCTTATAAGTATTGGAGGTGTAGAACCCATGTTAAACTCTCATATGAATCTTTGCTTGAATGTAGGAATAACTCCTGATCAGTTACAGCAAGTGTTGAGTATAATAGAGAAGTATGTGTCGGAGGAAGATACAGGCTCGGCAAGACAAATATTAGCAGATATACTTAAAAATAGAAACCTGAATTAA
- a CDS encoding aldo/keto reductase yields MKTIKLNNGIEIPVLGFGVYQIKPEETENAVLEALQVGYRSIDTAAAYGNEEAVGRAIKKSGIPREELFITTKLWISDAGYDSTKIAFTRSLEKLNLDYLDLYLIHQPYNDVHGAWRAMEELYKEGVIRAIGVSNFQPDRLMDLIIHNEIVPAVNQVETHVFNQQHDNQLFMVENGVQIESWGPFAEGRNNMFSNELLTAFAEKYNKSVAQIVLRWLIQRNVIVIPKSVRKDRMIENFNIFDFELSVDDMEQIKTLDTGKSLFFDHRDPAMVKWLGTMDR; encoded by the coding sequence ATGAAAACAATAAAATTAAACAATGGCATTGAAATACCGGTTTTAGGTTTTGGAGTCTATCAGATAAAACCCGAAGAAACAGAAAATGCAGTATTAGAAGCATTACAAGTAGGTTATCGCTCCATTGACACAGCAGCAGCGTATGGTAATGAAGAAGCCGTAGGACGAGCTATCAAAAAGAGTGGTATTCCTCGCGAAGAATTATTTATTACGACAAAGCTTTGGATAAGCGATGCCGGATACGATAGTACTAAGATTGCTTTTACCAGATCTTTAGAGAAACTGAATCTTGATTACCTCGATCTTTATTTGATTCACCAACCCTATAATGATGTACATGGCGCATGGAGAGCAATGGAAGAGTTATATAAAGAAGGAGTAATCCGTGCCATTGGAGTTAGCAATTTTCAACCTGACAGACTGATGGATTTGATTATCCACAATGAGATTGTCCCTGCTGTTAATCAGGTAGAGACTCATGTATTCAATCAACAGCACGACAACCAATTATTCATGGTAGAAAATGGGGTGCAGATTGAATCGTGGGGCCCATTTGCTGAAGGTAGAAACAATATGTTCTCTAATGAATTGTTAACTGCCTTTGCAGAAAAATATAATAAATCAGTCGCTCAAATAGTCCTTCGTTGGCTAATTCAGAGAAATGTGATTGTTATTCCTAAGTCTGTTCGCAAAGACAGAATGATTGAAAATTTCAACATTTTTGATTTTGAATTAAGTGTGGATGATATGGAACAAATTAAAACGCTCGATACAGGCAAAAGTCTCTTTTTCGATCATCGCGATCCGGCAATGGTAAAATGGTTAGGCACAATGGATAGATAG
- a CDS encoding nuclear transport factor 2 family protein: protein MKIGILNSSMKVSVLILGLLMMSVHCLYAQTEKYDESTKQELINLSKQKWQWMAERNVDSLDALFHEKAVFVHMGATMTKEQELNTIKSGGIQYKHAEIQETSVRFIGNTAIVLDKIRLTAIVGGNEVVNPFMVTEVYVRIEDQWKLGSLSFTRLMGN, encoded by the coding sequence ATGAAAATAGGAATATTAAACAGCAGTATGAAAGTATCAGTTTTGATACTAGGTTTATTGATGATGAGTGTGCATTGTTTATACGCACAAACTGAGAAGTATGATGAGAGTACGAAACAGGAACTCATTAATTTGTCCAAGCAAAAATGGCAATGGATGGCAGAGCGTAATGTAGATTCTTTAGATGCTCTTTTCCATGAGAAAGCAGTTTTTGTTCATATGGGAGCAACAATGACAAAAGAACAAGAACTCAACACCATCAAAAGTGGAGGGATTCAATATAAGCATGCGGAAATTCAAGAAACATCAGTGCGTTTTATTGGTAACACCGCTATCGTTTTGGACAAAATTCGTTTAACAGCTATTGTTGGTGGCAATGAAGTTGTCAATCCATTTATGGTTACGGAAGTATATGTAAGAATAGAAGATCAGTGGAAATTAGGATCACTTTCGTTCACCAGATTAATGGGAAATTGA
- a CDS encoding flavodoxin, translating into MKNLLLTLFLMLIIFPMSACTGDDDNLQTEEEQTETDPIDPNSKILIAYFSWGGTTQQIAENISTQTGGTLFRIETVNPYPTEYTPCTVVAKEERDNGIHPELKSVVENMAEYDIIFVGCPVWWHTAPMAIWSFLESEGYDFSGKTIIPFCTYQATYRDETLAKIVELTPNSKHRKGFGTTDRNSDVAPWLKEIGIINSQK; encoded by the coding sequence ATGAAAAATTTACTTTTAACTCTATTCCTGATGTTGATAATATTTCCAATGTCGGCATGTACTGGCGATGATGATAATCTTCAGACGGAAGAGGAACAAACGGAGACTGATCCGATAGATCCAAACTCTAAAATTCTCATTGCCTATTTCAGTTGGGGAGGAACTACGCAACAGATTGCCGAGAATATTTCAACACAGACAGGCGGAACTTTATTTAGAATAGAAACAGTAAATCCTTACCCCACCGAATACACACCATGTACTGTAGTGGCAAAGGAGGAAAGAGACAATGGCATTCACCCCGAATTGAAATCTGTTGTAGAAAATATGGCAGAATATGATATAATCTTTGTTGGTTGTCCTGTCTGGTGGCATACAGCACCAATGGCTATTTGGTCGTTTTTGGAAAGTGAAGGTTATGACTTTTCAGGAAAAACAATAATCCCATTTTGTACCTATCAGGCAACTTATAGAGATGAGACACTAGCTAAAATAGTTGAACTTACACCCAACTCAAAACATCGAAAGGGTTTTGGCACTACTGATAGAAATTCTGACGTAGCGCCTTGGTTAAAAGAAATTGGCATTATTAACTCACAAAAATAA
- a CDS encoding alpha/beta hydrolase — protein sequence MKNSALTVIVSLLVLSSCYQKSKENENGLLVIKEQGSFTVGGSVIQNEGTYDADKFDNFKPYPEGQTYHGDHAYVFYQIPDNARSLPLVFLHGAGQSAKTWETTADGREGFQNIFLRKRFSTYLVDQPRRGKAGRSTVASTIEPIADEQMWYEIFRIGKWPNYHEGVQFPKDKQSLENFFRQMTPNTGSFDNEVISNSMSELFNKIDSGILITHSQGGLPGWITGIKNQKVKAIVAYEPGTYPFPKGELPEPINGRTGILNGVEVSMEDFMKLTKIPIIMYFGDYIPDEVTHELGAENWRTRLTLGRLFVEAINRHGGDATLIELPKIGIKGNTHFLMSDLNNIEISDLLSEWLKEKKLD from the coding sequence ATGAAAAATAGTGCATTGACAGTAATAGTCAGTCTTCTCGTCTTGTCGAGTTGTTACCAAAAAAGTAAAGAAAACGAAAATGGTTTATTAGTAATAAAAGAACAAGGTAGTTTTACAGTGGGCGGAAGTGTAATACAAAATGAGGGCACATACGATGCCGATAAATTTGACAATTTCAAACCTTACCCCGAAGGACAAACCTATCACGGCGACCATGCTTATGTCTTTTACCAGATACCAGATAATGCACGCTCATTACCTCTTGTTTTTCTTCATGGTGCAGGGCAATCTGCAAAAACATGGGAAACAACAGCAGACGGTAGAGAAGGGTTTCAAAATATATTCTTACGTAAACGATTCAGCACCTATCTGGTAGACCAACCTCGAAGAGGAAAAGCCGGGCGAAGCACTGTTGCATCCACAATTGAACCCATAGCCGATGAGCAGATGTGGTACGAGATATTCCGCATTGGGAAATGGCCTAATTATCACGAAGGAGTCCAATTTCCAAAAGATAAGCAAAGCCTTGAAAACTTCTTCCGTCAGATGACACCAAATACCGGGTCGTTTGATAATGAGGTTATAAGTAACAGTATGTCTGAACTATTTAATAAAATAGACTCCGGCATTCTTATAACACATTCGCAAGGAGGTTTACCGGGATGGATTACCGGGATAAAAAATCAAAAAGTGAAGGCTATTGTAGCTTATGAACCGGGTACTTATCCATTCCCCAAAGGAGAACTTCCTGAGCCGATAAATGGACGAACCGGAATATTGAATGGAGTCGAAGTCTCAATGGAGGACTTTATGAAACTCACTAAAATTCCTATTATAATGTATTTTGGTGACTATATTCCAGATGAAGTAACTCATGAATTGGGGGCTGAAAACTGGCGGACACGTCTGACTTTAGGACGACTCTTCGTCGAAGCAATCAATCGTCACGGTGGCGATGCTACTTTAATAGAATTACCTAAAATAGGGATAAAGGGCAATACTCATTTTCTGATGTCTGACCTGAATAATATTGAGATTTCTGATTTGCTTTCAGAATGGTTGAAAGAGAAAAAACTTGATTGA
- a CDS encoding LytR/AlgR family response regulator transcription factor, with amino-acid sequence MRILIVEDETAAYESLADILKDIDPTIEVVGNTESVRQTIQWLNTNSEPDLILMDIHLSDGSSFLIFDNVEVDIPIIFTTAYDEYAIEAFKLNSVDYLLKPIKSEELERALNKFKKWTRTEVVEYLSRLTQLVPTKRYKEKLLIPIKDKLLPIDLQDVSYFYTANKNTLVCMKNGYTYPYSTTLEQIFLSLNPTDFYRANKQYIIARDSVKDITIWFDNRLLITLDADVPERIYVSKNKAADFKTWVVSE; translated from the coding sequence ATGAGGATATTGATAGTAGAAGACGAAACAGCAGCTTACGAAAGTTTGGCAGATATTCTGAAAGATATTGACCCCACTATAGAAGTAGTGGGAAATACTGAAAGTGTGAGACAAACTATTCAGTGGTTGAACACTAATTCTGAACCCGATTTGATCCTTATGGATATTCACTTGTCAGACGGTTCTTCATTTCTGATATTTGATAATGTTGAAGTAGATATTCCGATTATTTTCACAACAGCTTACGATGAATATGCGATAGAAGCCTTTAAACTCAATAGTGTGGATTATTTGTTAAAGCCCATCAAGTCCGAAGAATTAGAGCGTGCACTAAATAAGTTTAAGAAATGGACACGTACAGAGGTTGTTGAATACTTATCAAGATTGACACAATTAGTTCCGACAAAACGTTATAAAGAAAAGCTTCTGATCCCCATAAAGGATAAGCTACTACCCATTGATTTGCAAGATGTATCTTATTTCTACACAGCGAATAAAAACACGCTAGTGTGTATGAAAAATGGGTATACCTATCCTTACTCCACTACATTGGAACAGATCTTCTTATCCCTAAATCCAACGGATTTCTACCGTGCTAATAAACAATATATCATAGCCCGCGATAGCGTCAAAGATATAACCATTTGGTTTGACAATCGCTTGCTCATTACCCTCGATGCTGATGTTCCGGAACGTATTTATGTCAGCAAGAATAAAGCAGCCGATTTTAAAACATGGGTAGTAAGTGAATAA